The following proteins are encoded in a genomic region of Spirosoma sp. SC4-14:
- a CDS encoding OsmC family peroxiredoxin, protein MLKRRGSAVWKGGLQDGTGVISSFSGVLDNTPYSFKTRLVSEDGKAGTNPEELLAAAHAGCYGMAVSATMGQAGFTPDELSVNATLTLETEGMLKVTAVDLQITGKVPGMSKEQFEEFAADAAKNCIISQALHPDIKVTKTATLEA, encoded by the coding sequence ATGTTGAAACGTAGAGGTTCGGCCGTATGGAAAGGCGGTCTACAAGACGGAACGGGCGTTATATCGTCGTTCAGTGGTGTTCTTGACAACACTCCCTATTCATTTAAAACCCGGCTGGTTAGTGAAGATGGCAAAGCCGGTACTAACCCCGAAGAACTGCTGGCGGCAGCGCACGCAGGCTGCTATGGCATGGCCGTTAGCGCTACTATGGGGCAGGCTGGTTTTACGCCCGACGAACTAAGCGTGAATGCTACGCTCACGCTGGAAACAGAAGGTATGCTTAAAGTTACGGCTGTCGATCTACAGATCACGGGCAAAGTTCCTGGTATGTCGAAAGAGCAGTTCGAAGAATTTGCTGCCGATGCTGCTAAAAACTGTATTATCTCGCAGGCTCTGCACCCCGACATTAAAGTAACGAAAACTGCTACGCTGGAAGCGTAA
- a CDS encoding trypsin-like peptidase domain-containing protein, with amino-acid sequence MFVDAIERIDLFTRPLHSIVRLYGHNEIVPGSATLFFVNELGCAITCKHVAELVARADSIYHHYRNFQGARRDVLRERDAAQQISQLEIKFKLQSETIIRVRNSFIGCVDQYKELTIDMHPTQDLALLQFKGYHRLLYNSHAVFVGDSSRVKPGRSLCRLGYPFPEFTNFRYNSTVDDIEWTNEGRVTSPRFPIDGIITRLLSENGGITGIEMSTPGLRGQSGGPLFDPNGLIFGMQSATRHLHLGFDIEDREVLVNGRKSKVSNYPFLNVGQCVHVDVIKAFLQERGVKYYEG; translated from the coding sequence ATGTTTGTCGACGCTATTGAGCGCATTGATTTATTCACACGACCTCTTCATTCCATTGTCCGGTTATACGGTCACAACGAAATTGTGCCAGGGAGCGCTACCCTGTTTTTTGTGAACGAGTTAGGGTGTGCCATCACCTGTAAGCACGTGGCCGAACTGGTGGCCAGAGCCGACTCCATTTATCATCACTACCGAAATTTTCAGGGAGCCCGGCGCGATGTACTCCGGGAGAGAGATGCGGCCCAACAAATCAGCCAACTGGAGATAAAGTTTAAACTTCAGTCTGAAACAATAATTCGGGTGCGTAATAGCTTCATTGGTTGTGTCGATCAGTATAAGGAACTGACCATCGACATGCACCCTACGCAGGATCTGGCACTGCTACAGTTTAAAGGTTACCATCGGTTATTATACAATTCTCATGCCGTCTTTGTGGGCGATTCGAGCCGGGTGAAACCGGGCCGAAGCCTATGTCGGCTGGGCTACCCGTTCCCGGAGTTTACCAACTTTCGATATAATTCGACCGTCGACGATATTGAATGGACAAATGAAGGCCGTGTTACGTCGCCCCGTTTCCCCATCGACGGCATCATTACCCGGTTGCTGAGCGAAAACGGGGGCATTACCGGCATCGAAATGAGCACTCCCGGTTTGCGCGGGCAAAGTGGAGGGCCTTTGTTTGACCCAAATGGCCTGATTTTCGGCATGCAGTCGGCTACCCGGCATCTGCATCTGGGATTCGATATCGAAGATCGCGAAGTGCTGGTCAATGGCCGCAAAAGTAAAGTTTCCAATTATCCGTTCCTCAACGTAGGCCAGTGTGTTCATGTAGATGTAATTAAGGCATTTTTGCAGGAACGCGGGGTTAAATACTACGAAGGATAA